A genomic window from Helicobacter pylori includes:
- a CDS encoding site-specific DNA-methyltransferase — protein MQNKEICEEKSVNEKKLEIFNRYFPGCLSMENGNQLTLDTEKLKALLGDFSGIKEEGYGLNFVGKKIALTQAFKKNDKILKPLNKSTSKHILIKGDNLDALKILRQSYSEKIKMIYIDPPYNTKNDEFIYSDDFSQSNEALLKQLDYSKEKLDYINNLFGSKCHSGWLSFMYPRLLLAKDLLKKDGVIFISIDDNEAAQLKLLCDEIFGEGNFVAEMPRLVKRAGKSTNQIAKNHDYVLCYQKNSISFKQIDIDENDYSFKDEFYNERGGYRLNQALDSNTLGYVKSLDYIIEINGKKYIAGGLTEEQRLQKINGKLADNFRWRWGKAKFDFGLANGFVEVKNNRIYTKTYTKAKISDSKPYKIEYFNRTKNILSVDFIDHKYSNDMATRGLQKLFNERNIFDYSKPVELISFLIEQTTEKGDIILDFFAGSGTTAHAVLESNKSDYQKLSEGGGYLMA, from the coding sequence ATGCAAAATAAAGAAATTTGTGAAGAAAAAAGCGTTAATGAAAAAAAATTAGAAATTTTTAATCGCTATTTTCCCGGTTGCTTGAGCATGGAAAATGGTAATCAACTCACGCTAGACACAGAAAAATTAAAAGCGTTATTAGGGGATTTTAGCGGGATAAAAGAAGAGGGCTATGGGTTGAACTTTGTGGGTAAAAAAATCGCTTTAACTCAAGCTTTTAAGAAAAACGATAAGATTTTAAAACCCTTAAACAAATCCACTAGCAAGCACATTCTCATCAAGGGCGATAATTTGGACGCTCTCAAAATCTTAAGACAAAGTTATAGCGAAAAAATCAAAATGATTTACATTGACCCTCCTTACAACACCAAAAACGATGAATTTATTTATAGCGATGATTTTTCACAATCTAACGAAGCGCTTTTAAAACAATTGGACTATTCTAAAGAAAAATTGGATTATATCAACAATCTTTTTGGGTCAAAATGCCATAGCGGGTGGCTTAGCTTCATGTATCCTAGATTGTTGCTCGCTAAAGATTTGCTTAAAAAAGACGGCGTCATTTTCATTTCTATTGACGATAACGAAGCCGCCCAACTCAAACTTTTATGCGATGAAATTTTTGGGGAGGGGAATTTTGTGGCTGAAATGCCAAGATTAGTTAAAAGAGCAGGAAAATCCACTAATCAAATCGCTAAAAACCATGATTATGTTTTATGCTATCAAAAGAATAGTATCAGCTTTAAACAGATTGATATTGATGAAAACGATTACTCTTTTAAAGATGAATTTTACAATGAAAGAGGTGGGTATAGATTAAATCAAGCTCTTGACTCAAATACTCTAGGGTATGTCAAAAGTTTAGATTATATTATAGAAATTAATGGAAAAAAATATATAGCTGGAGGACTTACAGAAGAGCAAAGATTACAAAAAATCAATGGTAAATTGGCTGATAATTTTCGTTGGCGTTGGGGTAAGGCAAAATTTGACTTTGGATTGGCTAATGGTTTTGTAGAAGTTAAAAACAATAGAATTTATACAAAAACTTACACAAAGGCTAAAATATCCGATAGCAAGCCTTATAAAATAGAATATTTTAACCGCACTAAAAATATTTTAAGTGTAGATTTTATAGATCATAAATATTCTAACGATATGGCTACAAGAGGGTTACAAAAGCTTTTTAATGAAAGAAATATTTTTGATTATTCTAAACCTGTTGAATTGATAAGCTTTCTTATAGAGCAAACTACCGAAAAAGGCGACATCATCTTAGATTTTTTCGCTGGGAGCGGGACAACCGCGCATGCCGTGCTAGAGAGTAATAAGAGCGATTATCAAAAATTAAGTGAGGGGGGGGGTTATTTAATGGCTTGA
- the recG gene encoding ATP-dependent DNA helicase RecG: MQEINHLLKTLNVKSLLEALLSYTPKGYKDLSLLERFETGLSGVLEVHVLDKKNYAKVLKIFAYSKRFCKNLELVFFNYSAFYYNQFKTGESLFIYGKLEQSSFNQAYIINTPKILKEFGGISLLFKKVKNHKKIQENLQKLLSLESLKKEGVKESIAHLLLEIFFPTPHFLKDFETNKTFPSQHLNALKYIEMLFYMKNLERKKLQFSAKIVCPNNSERLKAFIASLPFQLTNDQQNAIKEIQNDLTSPIACKRLIVGDVGCGKTMVILASMILAYPNKTLLMAPTSILAKQLYNEALKFLPSYFEVELLLGGSHKKNYLFEKITHVVIGTQALLFDKRDLNEFALVITDEQHRFGTKQRYQLEKMASSKGNKPHSLQFSATPIPRTLALAKSAFVQTTMIRETPYPKEIETLVLHKRDFKIVMEKISEEIAKNHQVIVVYPLVNESEKIPYLSLSEGASFWQKRFKKVYTTSGQDKNKEEVIEEFRECGSILLATTLIEVGISLPRLSVMVILAPERLGLATLHQLRGRVSRNGLKGYCFLCTIQEENERLEKFADELDGFKIAELDLEYRKSGDLLQGGEQSGNSFEYIDLARDGSIIAEVKQDFLKNASVSHGTFEN; encoded by the coding sequence TTGCAAGAAATAAACCATCTATTAAAAACATTGAATGTGAAATCGCTTTTAGAGGCCTTGCTTAGCTATACGCCTAAAGGTTATAAAGATTTAAGCCTGTTAGAGCGTTTTGAAACGGGTTTGAGTGGCGTTTTAGAAGTGCATGTTTTAGATAAAAAAAACTACGCCAAAGTTTTAAAGATTTTTGCTTATTCCAAACGATTTTGCAAAAATTTAGAGCTTGTTTTTTTCAATTACAGCGCGTTTTATTACAACCAATTTAAAACCGGCGAGAGTTTATTTATTTATGGTAAATTAGAGCAAAGCTCTTTTAATCAAGCTTATATTATTAACACGCCTAAAATCCTTAAAGAATTTGGCGGCATTTCTTTACTTTTTAAAAAAGTTAAAAACCATAAAAAAATCCAAGAAAATTTGCAAAAACTCCTTTCTTTAGAAAGTCTAAAAAAGGAAGGCGTTAAAGAAAGTATCGCGCATTTATTATTAGAAATTTTTTTCCCCACGCCGCATTTTCTCAAGGATTTTGAAACGAATAAAACTTTCCCTTCACAGCATTTAAATGCATTAAAATACATTGAAATGCTTTTTTATATGAAAAATTTAGAGCGTAAAAAATTGCAATTTAGCGCTAAAATCGTATGCCCCAATAACAGCGAGCGCTTGAAAGCGTTCATCGCTTCTTTACCCTTTCAACTCACTAATGACCAACAAAACGCCATTAAAGAAATCCAAAACGATCTCACTAGCCCCATAGCGTGCAAGCGTTTGATCGTGGGCGATGTGGGGTGCGGGAAAACGATGGTGATTTTAGCGAGCATGATCTTAGCCTACCCCAATAAAACCCTTTTAATGGCGCCCACTTCCATTCTCGCTAAACAGCTTTATAACGAAGCCTTAAAATTTTTACCCTCTTATTTTGAAGTGGAATTACTGCTCGGCGGGAGCCATAAAAAAAATTATTTGTTTGAAAAAATCACGCATGTTGTTATCGGCACGCAAGCGTTGTTATTTGATAAGCGCGATTTGAATGAATTTGCTCTAGTGATCACTGATGAACAGCACCGATTTGGCACCAAACAGCGCTACCAATTAGAAAAAATGGCGAGCAGCAAGGGCAACAAACCTCATTCCTTGCAATTTTCCGCAACCCCCATTCCTCGCACTTTAGCTCTAGCCAAAAGCGCGTTTGTTCAAACGACCATGATTAGAGAAACCCCCTACCCGAAAGAGATTGAAACTCTAGTCTTGCATAAAAGAGATTTTAAAATAGTGATGGAGAAAATTAGCGAAGAAATCGCTAAAAACCATCAAGTCATTGTCGTCTACCCGCTTGTGAATGAGAGCGAAAAAATCCCTTATTTATCGCTGAGTGAGGGGGCAAGCTTTTGGCAAAAACGCTTTAAAAAGGTTTATACCACTTCAGGGCAAGATAAAAATAAAGAAGAGGTGATTGAAGAATTTAGAGAGTGTGGGAGCATTCTTTTAGCGACCACGCTCATTGAAGTGGGCATTTCTTTACCACGATTGAGCGTGATGGTGATCTTAGCGCCTGAAAGGTTAGGCTTAGCGACCTTGCACCAGTTAAGAGGGCGCGTTTCTCGTAACGGCTTGAAAGGCTATTGTTTTTTATGCACGATCCAAGAAGAAAACGAACGATTAGAAAAGTTTGCTGATGAATTGGACGGCTTTAAAATCGCTGAATTGGATTTAGAATACAGAAAAAGCGGGGATTTACTTCAGGGCGGAGAGCAGAGCGGGAATAGTTTTGAATACATTGACTTAGCCAGAGATGGAAGTATTATCGCTGAAGTGAAACAAGATTTTTTAAAAAACGCTAGCGTTTCACATGGAACATTTGAAAATTGA
- a CDS encoding outer membrane protein gives MKFFSKDLFKKVTPLFLSVYFLNPTIVQAKSRFYVASQYQVGKMIMKKYNDLKRTIEGASFSLGWEINPTNYWFYSRYYFFMDYGNVILNKRTGAQANMFTYGFGGDLIVEYNKNPLYVFSLFYGMQVAENTWTISKHSANFIIDDWRSIQGFSLKTSNFRMLGLVGFKFQTVLFHHDASIEVGIKWPFAFEYDSPFVRLFSVFISHTFYL, from the coding sequence GTGAAATTTTTTTCAAAGGATTTATTCAAAAAAGTAACCCCTTTATTTTTAAGCGTTTATTTTTTAAACCCTACTATTGTGCAAGCCAAAAGCCGTTTTTATGTGGCTTCTCAGTATCAGGTGGGGAAAATGATCATGAAAAAATACAACGATCTCAAACGCACGATTGAAGGGGCGAGCTTTTCTTTAGGCTGGGAAATTAACCCCACTAATTACTGGTTTTATTCCCGCTACTATTTTTTTATGGACTATGGCAATGTCATACTCAATAAAAGAACGGGCGCTCAAGCGAACATGTTCACTTACGGCTTTGGGGGGGATTTGATCGTGGAATACAATAAAAACCCCTTGTATGTTTTTTCTCTTTTTTATGGCATGCAAGTTGCTGAAAACACATGGACGATTTCCAAACACAGCGCGAATTTCATTATTGACGATTGGCGCAGCATTCAAGGGTTTTCACTCAAAACTTCAAATTTTAGGATGCTGGGCTTGGTGGGGTTTAAATTCCAAACCGTGCTATTCCACCATGACGCTAGTATTGAAGTGGGGATCAAATGGCCCTTTGCTTTTGAATACGACTCGCCTTTTGTAAGGCTTTTTTCTGTCTTCATTTCGCACACTTTCTACCTTTAA
- a CDS encoding exodeoxyribonuclease III — protein sequence MKLISWNVNGLRACMTKGFMDFFNSVDADIFCIQESKMQQEQNTFEFKGYFDFWNCAIKKGYSGVVTFTKKEPLSVSYGINIEEHDKEGRVVTCEFESFYLVNVYTPNSQQALSRLNYRMSWEVEFRKFLKALELKKPVIVCGDLNVAHNEIDLENPKTNRKNAGFSDEEREKFNELLNAGFIDTFRYFYPNKEKAYTWWSYMQQARDKDIGWRIDYFLCSNPLKTRLKDALIYKDILGSDHCPVGLELV from the coding sequence ATGAAATTGATCTCATGGAATGTGAATGGCTTGAGGGCTTGCATGACTAAGGGCTTTATGGATTTTTTCAATAGCGTGGATGCGGATATTTTTTGCATTCAAGAATCTAAAATGCAACAAGAGCAAAACACCTTTGAATTTAAAGGGTATTTTGATTTTTGGAATTGCGCGATTAAAAAAGGCTATTCTGGGGTGGTAACTTTCACTAAAAAAGAGCCTTTGAGCGTGAGCTATGGTATCAATATTGAAGAGCATGATAAAGAGGGGCGTGTAGTAACTTGCGAGTTTGAATCGTTTTATTTAGTGAACGTTTATACCCCTAATTCCCAACAAGCCCTATCCAGGCTCAATTACCGCATGAGCTGGGAGGTGGAGTTTAGGAAATTTTTAAAAGCTTTAGAATTGAAAAAACCGGTCATTGTGTGCGGGGATTTGAATGTGGCCCACAATGAAATTGATTTAGAAAACCCTAAAACAAACCGAAAAAATGCAGGCTTTAGCGATGAAGAAAGGGAAAAATTCAACGAGCTTTTGAATGCCGGTTTCATTGACACTTTCCGTTATTTTTACCCTAACAAAGAAAAGGCTTACACCTGGTGGAGTTATATGCAACAAGCAAGGGACAAAGACATTGGTTGGCGCATTGATTATTTTCTATGCTCTAACCCTTTAAAAACGCGCTTAAAAGACGCTTTAATCTATAAAGATATTCTGGGGAGCGATCACTGCCCGGTGGGGTTGGAATTGGTTTAA
- the dnaA gene encoding chromosomal replication initiator protein DnaA has translation MDTNNNIEKEILALVKQKVSPIEYENCLSQLKYNPNASKSDIAFFYAPNMLLCNWITAKHGVLLKEILSQNKVGMHLAHSVDVRIEVAPKIQASDHSNINYKAVKSSVKDSYTFENFVVGSCNNTVYEIAKKVAQSDTPPYNPVLFYGGTGLGKTHILNAIGNHALEKHKKVVLVTSEDFLTDFLKHLDNKTMDSFKAKYRHCDFFLLDDAQFLQGKPKLEEEFFHTFNELHANNKQIVLISDRSPKNIAGLEDRLKSRFEWGITAKIMPPDLETKLSIVKQKCQLNQIILPEEVMEYIAQHISDNIRQMEGAIIKISVNANLMNASINLNLAKTVLEDLQKDHAEGSSLENILLAVAQSLNLKSSEIKKSSRQKNVALARKLVVYFARLYTPNPTLSLAQFLDLKDHSSISKMYSSVKKMLEEEKNPFILSLREEIKNRLNELNDKKTALNLSE, from the coding sequence ATGGATACCAACAACAATATTGAAAAAGAAATCTTGGCGCTAGTCAAACAAAAAGTTAGCCCCATAGAGTATGAAAATTGCTTAAGCCAGCTCAAATACAACCCTAATGCGAGCAAGAGCGATATTGCCTTTTTTTACGCCCCTAACATGCTCTTATGCAATTGGATTACGGCTAAACACGGCGTATTACTCAAAGAAATTTTAAGCCAGAATAAAGTCGGCATGCATTTAGCCCATAGCGTGGACGTGCGTATTGAAGTGGCTCCTAAAATTCAGGCTAGCGATCATTCTAACATCAATTACAAAGCAGTAAAATCCAGCGTCAAAGACTCTTACACTTTTGAAAATTTTGTCGTAGGCTCATGCAATAACACCGTTTATGAAATCGCTAAAAAAGTCGCCCAAAGCGACACTCCCCCTTATAACCCAGTGCTTTTTTATGGTGGCACAGGGTTAGGCAAAACGCACATTTTAAACGCTATCGGCAACCATGCCCTAGAAAAGCATAAAAAAGTCGTGCTGGTTACTTCTGAAGACTTTTTGACAGACTTTTTAAAGCATTTAGACAATAAAACCATGGATTCTTTTAAAGCAAAATACCGCCATTGCGATTTTTTCCTACTAGATGACGCCCAATTTTTGCAAGGAAAACCCAAACTAGAAGAAGAGTTTTTCCACACTTTCAACGAATTGCACGCTAATAACAAACAAATCGTATTAATCTCAGACCGATCGCCTAAAAACATCGCCGGTTTAGAAGATCGCCTAAAATCGCGCTTTGAATGGGGGATAACCGCTAAAATCATGCCCCCTGATTTAGAAACCAAGCTTTCTATTGTCAAACAAAAATGCCAGCTCAATCAAATCATTTTACCCGAAGAAGTGATGGAATACATCGCCCAACACATCAGCGACAATATCCGCCAAATGGAAGGAGCGATCATTAAAATCAGCGTGAATGCAAACCTAATGAACGCCTCCATTAATTTAAACCTCGCTAAAACCGTTTTAGAAGATTTGCAAAAAGATCATGCTGAAGGCTCAAGCTTAGAAAATATCTTGCTCGCTGTCGCGCAAAGCCTGAACCTCAAATCCAGTGAAATCAAAAAATCTTCACGCCAAAAAAATGTCGCTTTAGCCAGAAAATTAGTCGTGTATTTTGCAAGGCTCTACACCCCAAACCCCACGCTCTCGCTCGCTCAATTTTTGGATTTAAAAGATCATTCAAGCATTTCTAAAATGTATTCTAGCGTTAAAAAAATGCTTGAAGAAGAAAAAAACCCTTTTATCTTAAGCCTTAGAGAAGAGATTAAAAACCGCTTGAATGAATTGAACGATAAAAAAACGGCGTTGAATTTGAGTGAATGA
- a CDS encoding purine-nucleoside phosphorylase, with protein sequence MLLCAGRNETLKGATPVGVGLIESAINLTRICLKNPSIESLIFIGSAGSYSAEIELLSVFESIQGYQIEESFSHLNSYTPLDNFIHIETKEQALFKRVRVNSSNYIHTNGMFAKKMVQKGVLLENMEFFSVLSVAKAFSLKAKGIFCVSNHVGLDAHKEFKENHAKVKQVLENIIDSLIV encoded by the coding sequence ATGCTGCTTTGCGCTGGAAGGAATGAAACTTTAAAAGGGGCAACGCCTGTTGGTGTGGGCTTGATAGAAAGCGCGATCAATTTAACGAGGATATGTTTAAAAAACCCTAGTATAGAAAGCCTTATTTTTATAGGGAGCGCGGGGAGTTATAGTGCGGAAATTGAGCTTTTAAGCGTGTTTGAAAGCATTCAAGGCTATCAAATTGAAGAGAGTTTTAGCCATTTAAACAGCTACACGCCTTTGGATAATTTTATTCACATAGAAACCAAAGAACAAGCGCTTTTTAAAAGGGTGCGCGTGAATAGCAGTAACTACATCCACACCAACGGAATGTTTGCTAAAAAAATGGTTCAAAAGGGCGTTTTATTAGAAAACATGGAGTTTTTTAGCGTTTTGAGCGTGGCTAAGGCGTTTTCTTTAAAAGCCAAAGGGATTTTTTGCGTGAGTAATCATGTGGGGCTTGATGCGCATAAGGAATTTAAAGAAAATCATGCCAAAGTCAAGCAAGTTTTAGAAAACATCATTGATAGTTTAATAGTTTAG
- a CDS encoding DUF2443 family protein → MFEKIRKILAEIEDSQNEIEMLLKLANLSLGDFIEIKRGSMDMPKSVNEAFFTQLSEEVERLKELINALNKIKKGLLVF, encoded by the coding sequence ATGTTTGAAAAAATACGCAAGATTTTAGCGGAGATTGAAGATTCGCAAAATGAAATTGAAATGCTTTTAAAATTAGCGAATTTGAGTTTGGGGGATTTTATTGAAATTAAAAGAGGGAGCATGGACATGCCAAAGAGCGTGAATGAAGCGTTTTTTACGCAATTAAGCGAAGAAGTGGAGCGCCTAAAGGAGCTTATCAACGCTTTAAACAAGATCAAAAAAGGGTTATTGGTGTTTTAA
- the glmS gene encoding glutamine--fructose-6-phosphate transaminase (isomerizing), with the protein MCGIVGYIGNSEKKSILLEGLKELEYRGYDSAGLAILSADRLEVFKTQGKLENLRTELKDKEFLNFGVSIAHTRWATHGKPSSVNAHPHFTENLALVHNGIIENYASLKKELENKGHAFLSQTDTEVIAHLLEETLKSENDLLKAFEKSISLLKGSYAILMLHKRAKESLFYAKSSSPLIVGKGKEGVFFASSLSVLAPKVEQFVILEENSVGQISLENFKDLKNIENMKDYAFDNKDYSKGDFRNYLEKEIYEQHSSLLECLEGRLEALNVYCEIDPEFLENVSEITLCSCGSSYHASLASVYLFERLAKIRARAILASEYRYANFKSNPNELFIAISQSGETADTLEALKLAKAQGLKTISLCNAPFSMMSRISDHTLLIRAGVERSVASTKAFSSQVMLLWLLSVYVGKQLGTISKEEEKIQAKNMLDSVNAMKIEPKLHEKIKRLSKRYLHGHGFFYIGRDVFYPLALEGALKLKEISYLHAEGYASAEMKHGPIALVDSNLFTIALLSKHLLFDKTKSNIEELSARDSTICVLSSEILEIADDFIQLEESESYMEEFFRMNLAMQLLALEIAMRLNHDVDHPRNLAKSVTVE; encoded by the coding sequence ATGTGCGGGATTGTCGGTTATATAGGGAATAGCGAGAAAAAATCCATTCTTTTAGAGGGCTTGAAAGAATTGGAATACAGAGGTTATGATAGCGCTGGTTTAGCCATATTGAGCGCTGATCGTTTGGAAGTGTTTAAAACTCAAGGGAAATTAGAAAACCTTAGAACAGAGCTTAAAGATAAGGAGTTTTTGAATTTTGGCGTGAGTATCGCTCACACCAGATGGGCAACGCATGGGAAACCAAGCAGCGTGAACGCCCACCCGCATTTTACAGAAAATTTAGCTTTAGTGCATAACGGGATCATTGAAAATTACGCGAGCTTGAAAAAAGAATTGGAAAATAAAGGGCATGCGTTTTTGAGCCAAACGGACACGGAAGTGATTGCGCACCTTTTAGAAGAAACGCTTAAAAGCGAGAATGATTTATTGAAAGCCTTTGAAAAAAGCATCAGCCTTCTAAAAGGGAGTTATGCGATTTTAATGCTCCATAAAAGGGCTAAAGAGAGCTTGTTTTACGCTAAATCTTCTTCGCCTTTGATCGTGGGTAAGGGCAAAGAGGGGGTGTTTTTTGCGTCCAGTTTGAGCGTGTTAGCCCCTAAAGTGGAGCAATTTGTCATTTTAGAAGAAAACAGCGTGGGGCAGATTTCTTTAGAGAATTTTAAAGATTTAAAAAATATTGAAAACATGAAAGATTACGCCTTTGACAATAAGGATTATTCTAAAGGGGATTTCAGGAATTATTTAGAAAAAGAGATTTATGAGCAGCATAGCAGTTTGTTAGAGTGTTTAGAGGGGCGTTTGGAAGCCTTGAATGTGTATTGTGAGATCGATCCTGAATTTTTAGAAAATGTGAGCGAAATCACGCTGTGTTCTTGCGGGAGCAGTTACCATGCGAGTTTGGCGAGCGTGTATTTGTTTGAAAGATTAGCCAAAATAAGAGCGAGGGCCATTTTAGCGAGCGAATACCGCTACGCCAATTTCAAAAGCAACCCTAACGAGCTTTTTATAGCGATTTCTCAAAGCGGGGAAACCGCTGACACTTTAGAGGCTTTAAAATTAGCCAAAGCGCAAGGGCTTAAAACCATTAGTTTGTGCAACGCCCCTTTTAGCATGATGAGCCGCATTAGCGATCACACTTTGTTGATTAGAGCGGGGGTAGAAAGGAGCGTGGCATCCACTAAGGCGTTTTCTTCGCAAGTGATGCTTTTATGGCTTTTGAGCGTGTATGTGGGCAAACAATTAGGGACGATCTCTAAAGAAGAAGAAAAGATCCAAGCTAAAAACATGCTAGATAGCGTGAATGCAATGAAAATAGAGCCTAAATTGCATGAAAAAATCAAGCGCCTATCCAAACGCTACTTGCATGGGCATGGCTTTTTTTATATTGGGCGCGATGTGTTTTACCCGCTCGCTTTAGAGGGGGCGTTGAAACTCAAAGAGATCAGCTACTTGCACGCTGAAGGGTATGCGAGCGCGGAGATGAAGCATGGGCCTATTGCGCTAGTGGATTCTAACCTTTTTACCATTGCTCTATTGTCTAAACATTTATTGTTTGATAAAACCAAAAGCAATATTGAAGAATTGAGCGCTAGGGATTCTACGATTTGCGTGTTAAGCTCTGAAATTTTAGAAATCGCTGATGATTTTATCCAATTAGAAGAGAGTGAAAGCTACATGGAAGAATTTTTCCGCATGAATTTAGCGATGCAACTTTTAGCTTTAGAAATCGCTATGCGTTTAAATCACGATGTGGATCACCCAAGAAATCTGGCTAAAAGCGTGACCGTGGAATGA
- the thyX gene encoding FAD-dependent thymidylate synthase, whose translation MEVICKHYTPLDIASQAIRTCWQSFEYGDGGGCKDKELIHRVGNIFRHSSTLEHLYYNFEIKGLSRGALQELSRHRIASLSVKSSRYTLRELKEVESFLPLNETNLERAKEFLVFVDNEQVNTMSVLALENLRILLSEHNIKNDLAKYAMPESYKTHLAYSINARSLQNLLALRSSNKALKEMQDLAKALFDALPGEHQYLFEDCLKH comes from the coding sequence ATGGAAGTGATTTGTAAGCATTACACCCCTTTAGACATTGCAAGCCAAGCGATCCGCACTTGCTGGCAGAGTTTTGAATACGGCGATGGTGGAGGTTGTAAGGATAAGGAATTAATCCACAGGGTAGGGAATATCTTTAGGCATTCTTCCACTTTGGAGCATCTTTATTACAATTTTGAAATCAAGGGTTTGAGTAGGGGGGCGTTGCAAGAATTGAGCCGGCATAGAATAGCGAGCTTGAGCGTGAAATCAAGCCGTTACACTTTAAGGGAATTGAAAGAAGTGGAGAGCTTTTTACCCCTTAATGAAACGAATTTGGAGAGGGCGAAAGAGTTTTTGGTTTTTGTGGATAATGAGCAAGTGAATACAATGAGCGTTTTGGCTTTAGAAAATCTAAGGATTTTATTGAGCGAGCATAACATTAAAAACGATTTAGCCAAATACGCCATGCCTGAAAGCTATAAAACGCATTTAGCTTATAGTATTAATGCTAGGAGTTTGCAAAATTTATTGGCTTTAAGGAGCAGCAATAAAGCCTTAAAAGAAATGCAAGATTTAGCCAAAGCCTTGTTTGACGCTTTGCCTGGCGAGCATCAATATTTGTTTGAGGATTGTTTGAAACATTAA